GCTATCCCCATGTTTAAGAGGATTGTCCTTGCCGGAATTAAGGTGGCAGTCAGGGCATCCATAGCGGTAATCATTGATATGCGTGGTATGACTGCCGGTGCTTATCTTGACAGAATCAGTACGGCGTCCGCCATGGCACTCCCCGCAGAGGAGATAGCCACCACCCCATGCAACTGTCTTGTATGTCCCGCCCGTAGATCTGCCTGAATCAGACTGAACTGCGCTGTGGCAGTATAAATCGGTACAGTTCCCGTAACTTCCGGTAGTTGCCAGATAGCCTGTGGACATCTGGTTGAAACCTTTATAACCGGCTATGGGAGAGAACGCTGCGAGGTTGATCTTTACATGACCATTGACCATGTGGATGCTGGAGGAATAGTAGTTGTCGTGGCAATAGCCGCATCTCTCACCAGCATTGCCGAGTTTCCCAACGTGAGTCTTGTGGGCGCCGGTTGAGACCCCTCCGAAAACAGGAGTAGGAGGGTTCTGCACAGAAGAGCCATGACATGAAGAGTTCTCACAGCTTCCAAGCGGCCCCTGTGTCCATGAAACCGAAGGGCCTGTGCGACCTGAAGGGATATTCCAGTTGTCGCCGTGGCAATAAATCGCGCAGGTGTTTGCTGTTGCAAGATTTCCGTCACTACGCAGAATGGTTCCAGGATTGCCGGGAGCTACTGCATATTTTGCCCTGGTGCTGTTCGAACTGTATCCGGTAAAGGTGCCTGCTGTTATTGAACCGGTAAAAGGTGGCCATGTTGCCTGGTCAACCTTGAATCCCAGCTCCACATAACCGTTCCCCAGGTAACCGTGATAGATATCGATGTCGCCATTATGGCAGACGCTGCATTCAAATCCGTTCTTGTTGCGGTGACGGTCATGCGCCCCTATTTTTTCCGGCGGTGCTGAAGGAGTCCCTCCCAACAACAGTGTTGCCGGCGCTGAAAGCCCTTGGGCAGCGCCGCCGTAATCAGAATTTGTAACGGGCGGGTTGCCGTGGCAGCTGCCGCAATCTTTGGCATTAGGCCTTGCGAACGCCCTACCATGCTGATGGCACTGAGTACAGTCTCCTCGGTTGCTTTTATGTTCGGGATGCGACCTGTTTGCCACTTTGCTTGAGCTGTACAGGTGATACATTGTCTTATGATGGCAAACCTCACATATATTGCTGGAGTTATTCTGGTTGACCAGTCTTTCATCGTTGCCGAAAATTCCGTTCGTATAATTGCCGGCCGTGGTAAGTCTATTGAAAACTACTCGTCTGATTCCTAGTGGGGTAACAATATTATTCCT
The sequence above is a segment of the Geoanaerobacter pelophilus genome. Coding sequences within it:
- a CDS encoding CxxxxCH/CxxCH domain c-type cytochrome, with protein sequence MLDLIVRSIYGIVNSHAKNKQIPSVGALTALLIILMLLVADKGQAANIIHKAINSGAPDFKYGTTWGSDYACSTCHQRGTANIKKIRNNIVTPLGIRRVVFNRLTTAGNYTNGIFGNDERLVNQNNSSNICEVCHHKTMYHLYSSSKVANRSHPEHKSNRGDCTQCHQHGRAFARPNAKDCGSCHGNPPVTNSDYGGAAQGLSAPATLLLGGTPSAPPEKIGAHDRHRNKNGFECSVCHNGDIDIYHGYLGNGYVELGFKVDQATWPPFTGSITAGTFTGYSSNSTRAKYAVAPGNPGTILRSDGNLATANTCAIYCHGDNWNIPSGRTGPSVSWTQGPLGSCENSSCHGSSVQNPPTPVFGGVSTGAHKTHVGKLGNAGERCGYCHDNYYSSSIHMVNGHVKINLAAFSPIAGYKGFNQMSTGYLATTGSYGNCTDLYCHSAVQSDSGRSTGGTYKTVAWGGGYLLCGECHGGRRTDSVKISTGSHTTHINDYRYGCPDCHLNSGKDNPLKHGDSNIDVAFSTTYGGSYSQSSNPAGNGYGSCSANYCHSEGTVFSGSYSQLGFVGWTSGSMPLACNACHSGGTAGSKIGPIYSGIKANSHNKHQFSCDNCHSIMVNASGTITNKTLHVNKAYDVLAGGTSSFDAVIGNPVTATTCSNINCHFSKSATWGAIIDCNGCHGSDAVTLTSKKHPAHLSPAANISLGKAIGCAECHAKTVNIDNVTINSQSVHVNGIMGDYSGSKAGRYTAATGICSNVYCHSDGKGKQNVPFEAGSGWNSAYTITDCKRCHGNDTSPD